The Drosophila mauritiana strain mau12 chromosome 2R, ASM438214v1, whole genome shotgun sequence genome has a segment encoding these proteins:
- the LOC117138443 gene encoding monocarboxylate transporter 3: MATQQTKSQDELASKGLVSKQPENIKEENESEEEIEEAAVVVPPDSGWAWVVMVASFLCCTVIDGIVFCSGLIQEELMKEFGVSKAYVAFVSSLLSGCYLMAGPFVSAMANRFGFRPVTITGAIFAAICFGLSCLATSVEYLFLIYGVLGGIGFCMVYIPAVVIIGFYFEKWRALATGVAMCGSGVGTFVFAPLTKILLKSGWRYTLGIQGIIVLSCALFGLAFRPIQPITLSVTNEEGDEQEKKKLNGHGNTVAPTPQLHQAAFTKPLPEGRFAYSMPNSAHNTYMGASQRNHYPTAQEIFKGMNLERRPSGTAQGSKGTELKQLRKSQPTTPNGDPQQLTFNLHKELTTVGENEEEAENDNLLETEAKPVTIQARRHTVSGRRPQDIGKRSAAAAHEAHHGQSHSSSRPMYRDDIFFSGSLTRIPQYQSQTSLAYHMSVTRLPTKQDMLEDRQKGCRICPEAVRRTLSTMLDTTLLKSPAFMCLAFSGFLTMMGFFVPFTFLVDRAKAAGMDEQAAYGVLSGIGVVNTFARIVCGSLSSFPAVKPLWLNNIALTAGGIATLCSGIVIDTATQWTFALFFGICIACFSALRSLIAVELIGLEKLTNAYGFLMLFQGLAATFGSPIAGGLYEMTHSHNAAFYFAGALILLSAFLCYPLTWVSRWEQRRNEKLTPLPAA; the protein is encoded by the exons ATGGCCACGCAACAGACGAAGTCGCAGGACGAACTGGCATCCAAAGGCCTGGTGTCCAAGCAGCCGGAGAACATTAAGGAGGAGAATGAGAGTGAGGAGGAAATCGAGGAGGCAGCCGTTGTCGTGCCTCCGGACAGCGGATGGGCCTGGGTGGTGATGGTCGCCTCCTTCCTCTGCTGCACGGTCATTGACGGCATCGTCTTCTGCTCCGGACTCATTCAGGAGGAGCTGATGAAAGAGTTCGGTGTGAGCAAGGCCTACGTGGCGTTCGTATCCTCGCTGCTCAGTGGATGCTACTTGATGGCGGGACCCTTTGTTAGTGCCATGGCCAATCGGTTTGGCTTCCGTCCGGTTACGATCACCGGAGCCATATTCGCAGCCATCTGCTTCGGACTCTCGTGCTTAGCCACCAGTGTGGAGTACCTGTTCCTAATCTACGGCGTGCTCGGAGGCATTGGATTCTGTATGGTGTACATACCCGCTGTGGTGATCATTGGATTCTACTTTGAGAAGTGGCGTGCCCTGGCCACCGGAGTTGCGATGTGCGGTTCCGGAGTTGGCACCTTTGTCTTCGCCCCACTTACCAAAATCCTGCTGAAGTCCGGCTGGCGTTATACGCTGGGCATTCAGGGCATCATCGTGTTGTCCTGTGCTCTTTTTGGCCTGGCCTTCCGACCCATCCAACCCATTACGCTGTCTGTGACCAACGAGGAGGGTGACGAGCAGGAGAAGAAGAAGTTGAATGGTCATGGCAATACAGTGGCCCCCACGCCTCAACTCCACCAGGCGGCCTTCACCAAGCCCCTGCCCGAAGGTCGTTTCGCCTACTCGATGCCCAACTCGGCACACAACACGTATATGGGTGCCTCCCAGCGTAACCATTATCCCACCGCCCAGGAGATCTTTAAGGGCATGAACCTGGAGCGCCGACCATCTGGAACGGCCCAGGGCAGCAAGGGCACGGAGCTGAAGCAGCTGAGGAAGTCGCAGCCCACCACGCCCAACGGAGATCCCCAACAGCTTACCTTCAATCTGCACAAGGAACTGACCACCGTGGGTGAGAACGAGGAGGAGGCCGAAAACGATAACCTGTTGGAGACGGAGGCCAAGCCAGTGACTATCCAGGCACGCCGTCACACCGTATCCGGACGCAGACCTCAGGATATTGGCAAGCGATCCGCCGCTGCAGCTCACGAGGCCCACCATGGACAGTCGCACTCTTCATCCAGACCAATGTACCGAGACGATATCTTCTTCTCTGGATCTCTGACCAGGATTCCCCAATACCAATCGCAGACCTCGCTGGCCTACCACATGTCTGTGACGCGTCTGCCGACCAAGCAGGACATGCTGGAGGATCGGCAGAAGGGATGCCGCATCTGCCCGGAGGCAGTGCGTCGCACCTTATCCACCATGTTGGACACCACGCTGCTCAAGTCGCCCGCCTTCATGTGCCTGGCCTTCAGCGGCTTCCTCACCATGATGGGCTTCTTCGTGCCCTTTACCTTCCTGGTGGATCGCGCCAAGGCAGCGGGTATGGATGAACAGGCGGCCTATGGAGTGCTCTCCGGAATCGGCGTAGTAAACACATTTGCTAGGATCGTGTGCGGATCGCTTAGTTCCTTCCCTGCCGTAAAGCCACTCTGGCTGAACAACATTGCGCTAACCGCCGGCGGCATCGCTACCCTCTGCAGCGGCATAGTCATCGACACGGCCACCCAGTGGACATTCGCCCTGTTCTTCGGTATCTGCATTGCCTGCTTCTCCGCCCTGCGATCCCTGATCGCCGTGGAGCTGATCGGACTGGAGAAACTGACCAATGCGTACGGATTCCTTATGCTGTTCCAGGGATTGGCAGCTACTTTCGGCAGTCCCATTGCAG GTGGCCTCTATGAGATGACACACAGCCACAACGCCGCCTTCTACTTCGCTGGTGCCCTGATCCTGCTCTCGGCCTTCCTGTGCTACCCGCTCACCTGGGTCAGCCGATGGGAGCAGCGGCGCAACGAGAAGCTGACCCCCCTGCCCGCGGCCTAA